From a single Sulfolobus sp. E5-1-F genomic region:
- the ssb gene encoding single-stranded DNA binding protein, whose amino-acid sequence MEEKVGNLKPNMESVDVTVRVLEASEARQIQTKNGVRTISEAIVGDETGRVKLTLWGKHAGSIKEGQVVKIENAWTTAFKGQVQLNAGSKTKIAEASEDGFPDSSQIPENTPTAPQQMRGGGGRGFRGGGRRYGRRGGRRQENEEGEEE is encoded by the coding sequence ATGGAAGAAAAAGTAGGTAATCTAAAACCAAATATGGAAAGCGTGGATGTAACCGTGAGAGTTTTGGAAGCAAGTGAAGCAAGACAAATACAGACAAAGAATGGTGTTAGAACTATAAGTGAGGCTATTGTCGGAGATGAAACGGGAAGAGTAAAATTAACATTATGGGGAAAACATGCGGGTAGTATAAAGGAAGGTCAAGTAGTAAAAATAGAAAACGCATGGACTACTGCTTTTAAAGGTCAAGTGCAGTTAAATGCTGGAAGTAAGACTAAGATAGCTGAAGCTTCAGAAGATGGATTTCCCGATTCATCTCAAATACCAGAGAACACACCAACAGCTCCTCAGCAAATGCGTGGAGGGGGTGGAAGAGGCTTCCGCGGTGGCGGGAGAAGATATGGAAGAAGAGGCGGAAGAAGACAAGAAAACGAGGAAGGTGAAGAAGAGTGA
- a CDS encoding homoserine kinase, which produces MECTKARAYSSSANLGSGFDILSMAHTAFFDTVEICFENNNSEGIVIESNSKIPLEPNKNSATYPILRIMEEKGIKASLRVRVIKGIPEGLGLGSSGASAAASVMAFDNLFNLNLSKEDLVRYAMYGEIASSGSPHPDNVAASVFGGVVSVVSVSPVKVIKIPLNYSFDILLFVPLNIHIEEKTKKAREMLPRTVKLSDYINNSRYISSLLVGFIKGERDLIRLGLNDEIVEKARLPLFPYYPKIKEIAIKYDAIGSCVSGAGPSILVLTDKMTDENKIVEEGTKTCNEFNVECKVIKAKIAGGVEIERRN; this is translated from the coding sequence GTGGAGTGTACAAAAGCTAGGGCATATTCGAGTTCAGCTAATTTAGGATCTGGCTTTGATATATTATCAATGGCGCATACTGCGTTTTTTGACACTGTTGAAATATGTTTTGAGAATAATAATTCGGAAGGTATCGTGATCGAAAGTAATTCAAAAATTCCACTTGAGCCAAATAAGAACTCTGCTACTTATCCAATACTTAGAATAATGGAAGAAAAAGGGATAAAGGCTAGTCTTAGGGTTAGGGTAATAAAAGGTATTCCTGAGGGTTTAGGATTGGGTAGTAGCGGAGCTTCGGCAGCAGCATCTGTTATGGCGTTTGATAATTTATTTAATCTAAACTTATCTAAAGAAGACTTAGTTAGGTATGCGATGTATGGCGAGATCGCTTCTTCTGGTTCTCCTCATCCAGATAATGTCGCGGCTAGTGTTTTTGGTGGAGTTGTATCTGTAGTTTCCGTTAGTCCGGTTAAGGTTATTAAAATACCTTTAAATTATTCGTTTGATATTTTGCTTTTCGTCCCATTAAATATACATATTGAAGAGAAAACTAAGAAGGCCAGAGAAATGTTACCCAGAACGGTTAAGCTTTCTGATTATATAAATAATTCAAGATATATATCCTCTTTACTTGTTGGTTTCATTAAAGGAGAGAGGGATCTGATAAGACTAGGTTTAAATGACGAGATTGTGGAGAAAGCTCGCCTTCCTTTATTCCCTTACTATCCTAAAATTAAAGAGATTGCGATAAAATACGATGCTATAGGATCTTGTGTAAGTGGTGCTGGTCCTTCAATCTTGGTTTTGACCGATAAAATGACCGATGAAAATAAAATTGTAGAAGAGGGAACTAAAACTTGTAATGAATTTAATGTTGAATGTAAAGTTATTAAAGCTAAAATTGCTGGAGGTGTAGAGATTGAAAGACGCAACTAA
- a CDS encoding vWA domain-containing protein, producing the protein MTEEEGVLRGIDYKDPLVKYRGERISYTLKKLLGRDVQLNETFLVDTYYVHYLPLPITKGKSEIGKSQEIAYSLVNSTLSSDVVLKNREYSIVNSAVSLALTVSYVQNLIEELERIKKTSQSMEEREAAEEILNGLMKGSSSKEGKEQRNTNQQSMEKVLRQAHEKAMSKAIEDANSVRNMQKIVGGNGAGTGSVLTFEGEIHEVLRLARNTEIKKILEFLSGIPKLGSITKRRTTRFSKGELYGYEEGSDIERIVYSELALPDILFYLKLAEGQLLLYQKQIKETLGPIYLLLDKSGSMDGEKILWAKAVALALYSRAKRENRDFYLRFFDNIPYPLIKVQKNAKSKDVIKMIEYIGKIRGGGGTDISRSIISACEDIKEGHVKGVSEIILLTDGEDKIAETTVRRSLKEANSQLISVMIRGDNADLRRVSDEYLITYKLDHEDLLRVVES; encoded by the coding sequence ATGACTGAAGAGGAAGGTGTATTAAGAGGAATAGATTACAAAGATCCTCTGGTTAAATATAGAGGAGAGAGAATCTCCTATACTTTGAAAAAATTACTGGGAAGAGATGTTCAATTAAATGAAACATTTTTAGTTGATACCTATTATGTTCACTATCTACCCTTACCAATAACCAAAGGAAAGAGTGAAATAGGAAAGAGCCAAGAAATAGCGTATTCATTGGTAAATTCCACTCTATCTTCTGATGTGGTTCTGAAAAATAGGGAATACTCAATTGTGAATTCAGCCGTAAGTTTAGCTTTGACAGTAAGTTACGTCCAAAATTTGATTGAGGAGTTAGAAAGAATAAAGAAAACTTCTCAGTCTATGGAGGAGAGAGAAGCAGCTGAAGAAATATTAAACGGTTTAATGAAAGGTAGTTCTTCAAAAGAAGGGAAAGAACAAAGGAACACGAATCAGCAGTCCATGGAAAAGGTCCTTAGACAGGCTCATGAGAAGGCGATGTCTAAGGCTATAGAGGATGCCAATTCAGTTAGAAATATGCAAAAGATTGTTGGAGGTAACGGAGCAGGTACAGGAAGTGTCTTAACATTTGAAGGAGAAATTCATGAAGTGTTAAGACTTGCTAGAAATACTGAAATTAAGAAGATATTAGAGTTTTTAAGTGGGATTCCAAAGTTAGGTAGCATTACCAAGAGAAGAACTACTAGGTTCTCAAAAGGTGAACTTTACGGATACGAAGAGGGAAGTGATATTGAGAGGATAGTCTACTCCGAATTAGCCTTACCAGATATACTCTTTTACTTAAAACTAGCAGAAGGTCAATTATTATTATATCAGAAACAAATTAAAGAAACATTAGGTCCTATATACCTATTACTTGATAAATCGGGAAGTATGGATGGGGAGAAAATATTATGGGCTAAAGCTGTGGCATTAGCACTGTATAGTAGAGCAAAAAGAGAAAATAGAGATTTCTACCTAAGATTTTTCGATAATATACCATATCCATTGATAAAAGTTCAGAAGAATGCCAAAAGCAAGGACGTGATAAAGATGATAGAGTACATAGGGAAAATAAGAGGGGGAGGAGGTACAGATATAAGCAGATCAATAATATCTGCTTGTGAGGACATTAAGGAAGGTCATGTTAAGGGAGTTAGCGAAATAATATTATTAACAGATGGAGAAGATAAAATTGCCGAAACGACCGTGAGAAGATCGTTAAAAGAGGCTAACTCTCAATTAATAAGTGTCATGATTAGGGGAGATAATGCAGACCTTAGAAGAGTATCTGATGAGTACCTGATAACGTACAAATTAGACCACGAAGATCTATTAAGAGTTGTGGAAAGTTAA
- a CDS encoding PqqD family protein codes for MNFEEVKDKKPKKIGELIDRSEESDNYIVKVAEDKVYELAPIAYYIWAMCDGNRSVDEIVNELSREANLDISQVRDPVVMVLDELEKASLITF; via the coding sequence GTGAATTTTGAGGAAGTAAAGGACAAAAAACCAAAGAAGATAGGAGAATTAATTGATAGAAGCGAGGAAAGTGATAACTATATAGTAAAAGTAGCTGAAGATAAAGTATATGAGCTTGCTCCCATAGCTTATTATATTTGGGCTATGTGTGATGGTAATAGAAGTGTAGACGAGATAGTTAATGAGTTAAGTAGAGAGGCGAATTTAGATATATCACAAGTTCGTGATCCCGTAGTAATGGTATTAGACGAGTTAGAAAAAGCGTCTCTCATAACTTTTTAA
- a CDS encoding molybdopterin molybdotransferase MoeA: MRVFVKDESLYSIEEAIKIYLSSLNFNPKIVEVGVKDSFGYVSAEDLKSPIDYPPFSRSNVDGYALKSSCTPGELKVIDRIGIGEFKEIRIDECVAVEVDTGAMIPIGADTVIKVEDIKEINGNSIRTDRKMSFGQNIGWIGSDIPKSSIVLRKGEVISHEKIALLASLGISSVKVYEKLKIYLIATGDELVEPGSPLSAGKIYESNLHYLYSKLKENYKIVGLSLLRDDLETIKSEIKRAISVADVLILTGGTSAGEKDFVHRAIRELGSIIIHGIKIKPGKPTILGIVDGKPVIGLPGNIVSSIVVFDTIISEILKNLYPSRKEIIELGRIKARLALSVRADKYRSTLIPVYLFKSVDNSYYALPVKFDSYMVGTFSLTEGYIMLEPNEEIEEGKEVEVNVKKYDNSISIIGEEDIKLLNLDTKNVLLGSLPASKAVEYKFGDVAVISSLFNGSIENYDKVLCRQILVNGEGEEIGYDDWVGMSKIIKNPVVKLKSPSTIYSLLGKAKVYAPEGYIVGDKVAEECLYIIGISERGKRYLNAINIV, from the coding sequence ATGAGAGTGTTTGTAAAGGACGAATCATTATATTCAATAGAGGAAGCAATAAAGATCTACTTATCATCATTAAATTTTAATCCTAAAATCGTAGAAGTAGGAGTGAAGGACTCTTTTGGCTACGTATCTGCAGAAGATCTTAAGTCGCCTATTGATTACCCCCCATTTTCAAGATCGAATGTAGATGGTTACGCCTTAAAATCTTCATGCACTCCTGGAGAGTTAAAGGTAATAGATAGAATAGGAATTGGAGAATTTAAAGAAATTCGTATAGATGAATGTGTAGCAGTTGAAGTAGATACTGGTGCAATGATTCCAATTGGTGCAGATACTGTAATAAAAGTTGAAGATATCAAAGAAATTAATGGGAATTCCATAAGAACAGACAGAAAGATGAGTTTTGGCCAGAATATTGGCTGGATAGGGAGCGATATTCCTAAAAGCTCAATCGTATTAAGAAAGGGTGAAGTAATTTCCCATGAAAAGATTGCTTTGCTAGCGTCATTAGGGATAAGTAGTGTAAAGGTTTATGAAAAGCTAAAGATATATTTAATTGCAACAGGAGATGAGCTAGTTGAACCTGGCAGCCCATTATCTGCGGGTAAAATTTACGAGTCAAATTTACACTACTTATATTCTAAGCTTAAAGAAAATTACAAAATAGTCGGTCTTTCATTACTTAGAGATGATCTAGAGACCATCAAGAGTGAGATAAAGAGGGCTATCTCAGTGGCTGATGTTTTGATACTTACTGGTGGCACTAGTGCAGGAGAAAAAGATTTCGTCCATAGAGCTATAAGAGAGTTAGGGAGCATAATAATTCATGGTATAAAGATCAAGCCTGGAAAGCCTACCATTTTAGGAATAGTTGATGGCAAGCCAGTAATTGGGTTACCTGGGAACATAGTATCTTCGATTGTCGTATTTGATACTATTATTTCAGAAATTCTGAAAAATCTTTATCCTTCTCGTAAAGAAATAATTGAATTAGGTAGAATTAAAGCTAGATTAGCACTAAGTGTTAGAGCCGATAAATATAGAAGTACTCTAATTCCAGTTTACTTATTTAAGAGTGTTGATAATTCCTACTATGCTCTTCCAGTGAAGTTTGATAGCTATATGGTGGGTACTTTTTCCCTGACTGAGGGCTATATAATGCTTGAACCTAACGAAGAAATTGAAGAAGGGAAGGAAGTTGAGGTCAATGTGAAGAAGTATGATAATTCGATATCTATCATAGGAGAGGAAGATATAAAACTCCTTAATTTAGATACAAAAAATGTTTTGTTGGGTTCCTTGCCCGCAAGTAAAGCTGTTGAATATAAATTTGGAGATGTTGCAGTTATTAGTTCATTATTTAATGGGTCTATAGAGAATTATGATAAAGTACTATGTAGACAAATTCTAGTTAATGGTGAGGGAGAAGAAATAGGCTATGATGATTGGGTTGGGATGTCTAAAATTATTAAAAATCCGGTAGTGAAGCTAAAATCTCCTTCAACAATTTACTCGTTGTTAGGAAAGGCCAAGGTTTATGCTCCAGAAGGCTATATAGTAGGTGATAAGGTAGCAGAGGAATGTCTGTATATAATAGGAATCAGCGAGAGGGGTAAGAGGTATCTAAATGCAATAAACATAGTATAA
- a CDS encoding aminotransferase class I/II-fold pyridoxal phosphate-dependent enzyme, producing the protein MKDATKAVREDIEETTGAITTPIYQTTAYHYPEGEKYRYSREANPTVLELTKKIVELENAEMGVAFSSGMGAISTSALALLKPGNNVLVHRDMFGRSYRFFTDYLKSWGVNVDASNPGSDNIIEKAKSKKYDLIFVENITNPLLRVVDIMELSKVAKEKGSILIVDATFSTPINQKPLELGADIVVHSASKFLAGHNDVIAGLAAGYSKYLNTIDQMRRTLGTSLDPHAAYLTLRGIKTLKIRMDVINRNAEQIAEFLEGHPKVVKVYYPGLKSHVDYEIAKKVLKGFGGVLSFEVNGGQESALKVMKSLKLIIPAQTLGGVNSVISHPATMSHRTLSLEERKIVGITDSLLRLSVGIEDVNDLIEDLDRALSTLY; encoded by the coding sequence TTGAAAGACGCAACTAAAGCAGTAAGAGAAGATATAGAGGAAACAACTGGTGCTATAACTACTCCCATATATCAGACAACTGCATATCACTATCCTGAAGGAGAAAAATATAGATATTCTAGAGAGGCAAATCCTACGGTTCTAGAACTTACAAAGAAAATTGTGGAGCTTGAAAATGCTGAGATGGGTGTTGCATTTTCTTCAGGTATGGGAGCTATATCCACATCTGCCCTAGCGTTGCTAAAGCCTGGTAATAATGTGTTAGTTCATCGTGATATGTTTGGTAGGTCCTATCGTTTCTTTACAGATTATCTTAAAAGCTGGGGTGTTAACGTAGATGCATCAAACCCAGGGAGTGATAACATTATAGAGAAAGCGAAATCTAAGAAGTATGATCTAATATTTGTAGAAAATATTACAAACCCTTTATTAAGGGTCGTGGATATTATGGAATTATCCAAGGTGGCGAAGGAAAAAGGAAGCATATTAATTGTAGATGCTACTTTTTCCACGCCAATAAATCAAAAGCCGTTAGAATTAGGTGCTGATATAGTAGTACATAGCGCTTCAAAGTTTTTGGCTGGTCATAATGATGTAATAGCTGGATTAGCTGCTGGTTATAGTAAATACTTGAATACTATAGATCAGATGAGAAGAACACTAGGTACTTCTTTAGATCCCCATGCGGCATATCTCACTTTGAGGGGCATTAAAACCCTTAAAATAAGGATGGATGTTATTAATAGGAATGCTGAGCAAATAGCTGAATTTTTAGAAGGACATCCTAAAGTTGTAAAGGTTTATTATCCTGGTCTTAAGTCTCATGTAGATTATGAAATAGCCAAAAAGGTTCTTAAAGGATTTGGAGGTGTTTTAAGTTTCGAAGTGAATGGAGGTCAAGAAAGTGCATTAAAAGTAATGAAATCACTTAAGTTGATAATCCCTGCACAAACGCTTGGTGGAGTGAATTCCGTCATATCACACCCAGCTACCATGTCACATAGGACATTGAGTTTAGAAGAAAGGAAGATAGTTGGGATAACTGATAGTCTTCTCAGACTATCTGTTGGAATAGAAGATGTAAATGACTTGATAGAGGATTTAGATAGAGCATTAAGCACCTTATATTAG
- a CDS encoding DUF1152 domain-containing protein: MKAFVFGIGGGGDIVSAIVAYNYLRKLGYDVLLGAVVWERYVEDPIPGPICFDDLRGAILVNRGLYKVNKNTYAIRGGKKVVPQLVRAIRALKIDEAYGICNKSGAIGLYSSLKEFVNKEKIDLIVGVDAGGDVLAKGCEETLGSPLIDFISLASLVKLEEDGYNVMLGVIGSGSDGELQYDYFLKRISEIASLNGLLDIKGYDRETANLVEKVLNEVNTEASKIPFDAFKGLYGEVHIRNGTRNVFVTPVSAVMFFLDPIKVAETSPLYSLVKDSFSIDDANKNLNEVGIYTEYNFEIDLYSQFGLNASHVSAYDVNSIRVEGKRKLGGVKIKC, from the coding sequence ATGAAAGCATTTGTTTTCGGCATAGGCGGAGGAGGCGACATAGTATCTGCAATAGTTGCCTATAATTACTTAAGAAAGTTAGGCTATGACGTTTTACTAGGTGCAGTAGTTTGGGAGAGATATGTAGAAGATCCTATACCAGGACCCATATGTTTTGATGATTTAAGAGGCGCTATTCTAGTAAATCGAGGTTTATATAAAGTTAATAAAAATACCTATGCGATTAGAGGTGGTAAGAAAGTAGTGCCTCAACTAGTAAGAGCAATTAGAGCGTTAAAAATAGATGAAGCTTACGGAATTTGCAATAAAAGTGGAGCCATAGGCCTTTATTCATCACTAAAAGAGTTTGTAAATAAAGAGAAAATTGACTTAATAGTTGGAGTAGATGCCGGGGGTGACGTATTAGCTAAGGGTTGTGAGGAAACTTTGGGTAGTCCACTTATTGACTTTATCTCCTTAGCCTCTCTTGTAAAGCTAGAGGAGGATGGCTATAATGTTATGTTAGGTGTCATAGGTAGTGGTAGTGATGGAGAATTACAATATGATTACTTTCTTAAGCGGATTAGCGAAATAGCTTCGTTAAACGGTTTACTAGATATTAAAGGTTACGATAGGGAGACAGCAAATCTAGTGGAGAAAGTTCTAAATGAAGTAAATACTGAGGCATCTAAAATACCTTTTGATGCATTTAAGGGGTTATACGGAGAGGTACACATTAGAAATGGTACAAGAAATGTTTTTGTTACACCTGTCTCCGCTGTTATGTTCTTTCTTGATCCCATCAAAGTAGCCGAGACTAGCCCTCTTTACAGCTTAGTAAAAGATTCCTTTTCAATTGATGATGCTAACAAGAATCTTAATGAAGTTGGTATATATACTGAATATAACTTTGAAATAGATTTGTATAGTCAATTTGGTTTAAACGCTTCCCACGTTTCGGCGTATGATGTAAATAGTATTAGAGTTGAAGGTAAGAGGAAATTAGGAGGCGTCAAAATAAAGTGCTAG
- a CDS encoding AAA family ATPase, with translation MSEKTLLELPKKFMESLMAPFIGREEEAKVITLALLSKEHVILIGEPGTAKSALARRAAELLNAKFFMYLLTKYTEPAELFGALDINALKEGQYRRITKDRLPESQIAFLDEIFNANSAILNALLSLLNERVIYDGYNVIKVPLRTLISASNRVPDEPELEALYDRLLLRHYARPVGEELWKQLLDATWEIEFTNKWAVKEPIMNVEHLDKLYSYLSQVDLSGVKNKLLKLYAMLEEKGIHLSDRRKGKVLKVVSAHAILNSRLKATEEDLIVLKYIAPREIDDFEKVAALLSEELKTPIKYMKELNEIYNNIKEAAKYVEAANESDPRLIELIRSLRATRDRIVALGKESGDEKVEEFSKEVLSEIDKLIEKVARKLGIYP, from the coding sequence TTGAGTGAAAAGACATTACTTGAGTTACCCAAGAAATTCATGGAATCGTTAATGGCACCATTTATAGGTAGAGAAGAAGAGGCAAAAGTGATTACATTAGCCTTACTTAGTAAAGAGCATGTAATATTAATAGGTGAGCCCGGTACCGCAAAGTCAGCCTTGGCTAGAAGAGCTGCTGAATTGTTAAATGCTAAATTCTTTATGTATTTACTAACAAAATACACTGAACCTGCAGAATTATTCGGCGCACTTGATATAAATGCATTAAAGGAGGGACAGTATAGGAGAATTACAAAAGATCGATTACCGGAGAGCCAAATAGCATTTCTAGATGAGATATTTAATGCAAACTCTGCAATACTTAACGCTTTGTTGTCATTGTTAAACGAAAGAGTAATCTATGATGGTTACAACGTGATAAAGGTACCTTTAAGGACACTAATATCAGCAAGCAATAGAGTGCCAGATGAACCAGAATTAGAAGCACTTTACGATAGGTTACTCTTAAGACATTATGCCAGACCGGTAGGAGAGGAATTATGGAAACAGTTATTGGATGCTACATGGGAAATAGAATTTACTAATAAATGGGCAGTTAAAGAGCCTATAATGAACGTAGAGCATCTAGATAAGCTATACTCGTATCTATCCCAAGTTGATCTCTCTGGAGTTAAAAACAAATTATTAAAACTATATGCAATGCTAGAGGAAAAGGGGATACACTTATCAGATAGAAGAAAGGGTAAGGTTCTGAAAGTGGTTTCTGCACATGCGATATTAAATAGTAGACTAAAGGCTACTGAAGAAGATCTAATAGTTTTAAAATATATAGCTCCAAGAGAGATAGATGACTTTGAAAAAGTAGCTGCATTATTATCTGAAGAGTTAAAGACACCAATCAAATACATGAAGGAATTAAATGAAATATATAATAACATCAAGGAAGCAGCAAAATACGTTGAAGCAGCAAATGAGTCTGATCCTAGACTTATCGAACTAATTAGAAGTTTAAGGGCAACCAGAGATAGAATAGTGGCTTTAGGTAAAGAAAGCGGTGACGAAAAGGTCGAAGAGTTTTCCAAAGAAGTTTTAAGCGAAATAGACAAATTAATAGAAAAAGTTGCTAGGAAATTAGGGATTTACCCATGA